One Chionomys nivalis chromosome 4, mChiNiv1.1, whole genome shotgun sequence genomic region harbors:
- the C4H11orf87 gene encoding uncharacterized protein C11orf87 homolog isoform X1 — protein MKLRAMEEAKLASFPDQGVLVQKHGAWGKETGRLETRSRRTGDNLPGATSSGQLACRQSLPQSLQRQGAVGVAWALVLVLAGGNRVYNRGSLVGLSPLSPAPMSARAPKELRLALPPCLLNRTFASHNASGGSNAGVRSSGAGGGTCITQVGQQLFQSFSSTLVLIVLVTLIFCLIVLSLSTFHIHKRRMKKRKMQRAQEEYERDHCSGSHGGGGLPRAGVQAQAPIHGKETRLERQPRDSAFGAPSNATFSSSSTPGLLCQGPCAPPPPPPAPSPHGAHAASSCLDTAGEGLLQTVVLS, from the exons ATGAAGCTCAGAGCAATGGAAGAAGCAAAGCTTGCTTCTTTCCCAGACCAAGGAGTGCTAGTGCAGAAG CACGGTGCCTGGGGAAAGGAAACTGGGCGCTTGGAGACAAGATCAAGGAGGACCGGAGACAATCTCCCTGGGGCCACTAGCTCTGGCCAGCTTGCCTGCCGGCAGTCGCTCCCTCAGTCCCTCCAGCGCCAGGGAGCAGTTGGGGTGGCGTGGGCTCTTGTCCTCGTCTTGGCTGGTGGGAACCGTGTGTACAACAGAGGAAGCCTGGTGGGTCTGTCCCCTCTCAGCCCAGCGCCGATGAGTGCCAGGGCGCCGAAAGAGCTGAGGCTGGCACTGCCGCCTTGTCTCCTCAATCGGACCTTTGCTTCCCACAACGCTAGTGGAGGCAGCAACGCAGGTGTCCGCAGCTCAGGCGCAGGTGGTGGCACCTGCATCACGCAGGTGGGACAGCAGCTCTTCCAGTCTTTCTCGTCCACGCTGGTGCTGATTGTCCTGGTCACTCTCATCTTCTGCCTCATCGTGCTGTCCCTCTCCACTTTCCACATCCACAAGCGTAGGATGAAGAAGCGGAAGATGCAGAGGGCTCAGGAGGAATACGAGAGAGATCATTGCAGCGGCAGCCACGGTGGTGGTGGGCTGCCCCGGGCAGGTGTTCAAGCTCAAGCTCCGATCCATGGAAAAGAAACccggctggagagacagccccgGGACTCCGCCTTTGGCGCTCCCTCCAATGccaccttttcctcctcttcaacccctggtctcctgtgccagggTCCCTGTGCTCCTCCGCCTCCACCGCCAGCCCCCAGTCCACACGGAGCACACGCAGCTTCCTCCTGCTTGGACACAGCTGGCGAGGGCCTTTTGCAAACGGTGGTACTGTCCTGA
- the C4H11orf87 gene encoding uncharacterized protein C11orf87 homolog isoform X2 produces the protein MSARAPKELRLALPPCLLNRTFASHNASGGSNAGVRSSGAGGGTCITQVGQQLFQSFSSTLVLIVLVTLIFCLIVLSLSTFHIHKRRMKKRKMQRAQEEYERDHCSGSHGGGGLPRAGVQAQAPIHGKETRLERQPRDSAFGAPSNATFSSSSTPGLLCQGPCAPPPPPPAPSPHGAHAASSCLDTAGEGLLQTVVLS, from the coding sequence ATGAGTGCCAGGGCGCCGAAAGAGCTGAGGCTGGCACTGCCGCCTTGTCTCCTCAATCGGACCTTTGCTTCCCACAACGCTAGTGGAGGCAGCAACGCAGGTGTCCGCAGCTCAGGCGCAGGTGGTGGCACCTGCATCACGCAGGTGGGACAGCAGCTCTTCCAGTCTTTCTCGTCCACGCTGGTGCTGATTGTCCTGGTCACTCTCATCTTCTGCCTCATCGTGCTGTCCCTCTCCACTTTCCACATCCACAAGCGTAGGATGAAGAAGCGGAAGATGCAGAGGGCTCAGGAGGAATACGAGAGAGATCATTGCAGCGGCAGCCACGGTGGTGGTGGGCTGCCCCGGGCAGGTGTTCAAGCTCAAGCTCCGATCCATGGAAAAGAAACccggctggagagacagccccgGGACTCCGCCTTTGGCGCTCCCTCCAATGccaccttttcctcctcttcaacccctggtctcctgtgccagggTCCCTGTGCTCCTCCGCCTCCACCGCCAGCCCCCAGTCCACACGGAGCACACGCAGCTTCCTCCTGCTTGGACACAGCTGGCGAGGGCCTTTTGCAAACGGTGGTACTGTCCTGA